The DNA sequence TTTTTCCTTTTTCCATGATGAAATAAACTAACTAACTTTGAAATTAGATAATTATATTTTTTACCAAATTTTTGAAGTTTAGATACAAAAGTTCCAAAATAACTATTTTGGAACTTTCGAAAATAAACCCAATAAAATCAACCTTAAAAGGACACCTAAACTTTAGTGTCCTTTTATTTAATACTTTTTCGATTTTTGTTTGCGATAATCTTTTAAATTTGTCCGCGTTTTTCCTATTTTCTTCAAGTTTTTTCATTCCTAGCATAATATTTAACCCAGAAGATATGATATAATTAAGTAATAGAAAAGTTTCATATTAAAGAGGTGAGAACAATAAGAGAGATTTTAAATAAAATTAAAAAATTAGAAGGTATAGAGTTGAAAGAATATTTGATAAATATAGAGGAGAATTATCAAATCGAACTGAAAAAATCTAAAAATAGCTTCCCAAAGGAAGCGTTAGAAAGTTATTCAGCCTTTGCCAATACAGATGGCGGACTCCTAATTTTAGGTATAGAGGAAACTTCTACAGGACTAAATATTTCAGGAGTAAAAAGCCCGGATAAGGTAAAAAAAGAGATGTTTGATATTTTGAATAATTCTCAAAAAGTTAGCAAAAATATTATCACAGATCAAAATATCGTTGAAAAAATCATAGACGATAAAGTTGTAATCATCATAGATGTCCCCAGAGCGTATTATAAAGATAAGCCAGTTTACTTAAACAACAATCCCAAGACTACTTTCAAAAGGAACTATGAGGGAGATTACAGGTGTACAGAACAAGAGATGATTATAATGATCCAGGATTCCAGTAATGAATCTTTGGATAACAGTTTACTGGAGAATTTTACCATTGATGATTTAGATCCAGAAGCAATAAGATCTTACAGACAAAGGTTTTCCCTCCTAAAATCGGAACATCCATTTACAGGGCTGAGTGACCAGGATTTTTTAATTAAACTAAAAGTTCTTAGGAAAAACAGAAGAACCAATACCTTGGAATTAACTTTAGGTGGCTTATTGGTTTTTGGAAAATCAGAGGCTATAAAAGAGAGATTGCCGCATTTCCACGTAGAATACATAGACAAAAGTGATTTAAGTCATGAAAGGTGGAGCGACCGACTTGTATATGATGGTACTTGGGAAGATAATCTATATAATTTTTTCTATTTGGCAATAAATAGAATCTATAATAATTTGGAAAAAAACTTTAAAATTTTAGAAGATAACATTACCAGGGAAGAATTAAGTGAAGTTCATATAGCTCTAAGAGAAGCATTTATTAATTCAATAATTCACGCTAACTTTGAGTTAGAACAGCCAATTAAAGTAACTAAATATCCTAACTACTTTCAATTTGAAAATCCAGGGACCTTGAGAATTTCCAAGGAAGACTTTTTCGAAGGAGAACATTCTGACCCAAGAAATCATATTATTCAAGAAATTTTTAGACACTTAAATTTATGTGAAAGAGCCGGCAGCGGGATTCCTAAGATCTTAAAAGCTGTAAAAGATTATTCATATAAGCATCCAGACATTGAGGAAGATAAAGATAAATTTACTTTTAAATTCTGGAATATAGAAAAAATTGAGGATGGTAAAAAACAAATAGAATCTTTAGATGACCTAAATAAGATAGAAAAAGATCTTCTGATATATTTACTTACCAATAAAACTATCAGCAATAAAGATGTTCAAGAGAACTTTGATCTAACTAAAAATCAAACGACTAAACTTTTTAATAAACTAGTAGAAAAAAAATATATAAAAAAACTAGGAATAGGAAGAGGGACTTTTTATAAAATAGCAATAGACTTTTAACCTTGAATTAGGAACAATAAAATCCTTAAAAATCAATAATTTATTGAATTATAGGAGCGTAAATAATTTTTTAGGAGCGAAAAGGACCTTTTTAGGAGCAATAAAATCCTTGAAAAATAAAGAACTTTAGAACTATAGGAGCGAAAAGGACCTTTTTAGGAGCGTAAATTTTATTTTAGGAGCAAAAAAGATTTAAATAACAATATCCCCCTAGATTTATTCCTGGGGGTCTTTTTTTTATCCTTCCCCACCCTTCCTGGATAGATATCAGCTGCTCCCCTCCTACTTTCGAAAAATTCTTAATCTACAGCGTAAATTTTAGTATTTTGGTGATACCTTTTACGGCTACAAACTCCTAGATCTTTATAATTAAAAGAGATACCATAGGTCTTTTCTCATTCCAGGCAATTTAATCCAATTAAAAACCTTCCTAAAAGTTAAAGGTTCAGTGGACAGAGGTTGCACCACTTCTTTATTATCCCTTATTTTTAGGTGGCTTATTTGGAAATTGTCGTTCACTCCGTTAAAACTACCTTCCCTTTGCGATTTTCCAAATTTTAAAGAAAAATTATCAGAAGAAGCATTGATTTTAATAGCTTCTAGTCAGAGCACCGTTCCAAAAATGTGTCCCTTTGATAGCTAGGTTATCTTCATTTTTTTCCCACTTCTGAAAAGTTTTTCTTTTATGTTTAGGGTGATTCGTGATTCACACTATATTTTAGGAGGTGTTAAAGATGACTATTAATTTATACCTGGCTTCATTTGATACTTGTCATGATTGGCCTGGCAGGTGGTTTGAGATCAGTTCTCTAGAGGATTTAAAGAGTGCTATATTATCTTGTAGAATTTATGGGGTAGAGGAGATAGAGGTTTGTGATTTTGAGGGAGATTTTAGGTTTGAAGATATTGGCGGTAATTTCATGCTTAATTTTCTTTTCTATCACTTTGAGACCTTAGAGGAGATCTATGAGACCATAGAGCCTAGAGTTGTCAGAGATTACTTCTTACAGTCCTACCAGATAGATGAGGTTTTGTCAGCTTATAGCAGCTCTTCTATAGACATTATAGACCGGGGAGAGTCCATTTTATCTGATGAAGAGTTAGTTGGTTATTATTTTGCAGAGATCATTGATTTTCAGAGAATACCTGGTATTTTTAGAGACTATTTTTATTATGAGGCCTATGGGAGAGATATCATTATTGGCGGGACCTATGAGATCTTAGAGAGTGATAGTTGTATCTACCTTATTTCATAGAAAATAGTCTCTATAGAGGTTATTTTATTTGTATTTTAACAAAATCAACCATAAAAGGATACTGAGAACAGTATCCTTTTATTTAATACTTTTTCATTTAAAAATAAATGGTAATTATAATTTAAGAACCGTTCTTATCTTTATTAACTCGACTTGTGAAAATTTTAAAGGAAGATTTTTTCGAAGAAGAACATTTCGACCCAAGAAATGATATTATTCAAGAATTTTTTAGACACTTAAATCTATGTAGAAGAGTCGGTAGTAGAATTCCTAAAATCGCTTAGAATCGAAATTAGAAAATATTAAATTTTAAAAGGAAATTACTAAGTTTATAAGAATTAAATTATTAGGTAAAAAAAGTTGGAAGTGTTTTTAAGAGAAGTGAAATAAATTCAGTGTTGTTTAAGATGGAGGGGAGAGTATGAAAAATTTAATCAAACAGCAGCAATGGAGTTGGTTTATAAGCGGTATAGTTCTAGGTCTTATTTTTATTATCGCTGTAGTTCTTGTAAAACCAATCGGTGTTTCTACACAATTTGTAATATTTGATGGTGTGGTGTGGAATTCAGTTGAAGAACTAGTTATTGAAGATGTAGGAGCCAAGAGCGGCTATTCTAGCTTCAACGCATATATAAATAAAAGCGGAGGGAAATATGCCAAAAATATTGCTAATCCTTTAAATTATAGTTTTGTATTTGTATTTGCGATGATACTAGGTGGTTTTACTGCCAGTAAATTAAAGGATAAAAAAGTCAAAAAAGATGAACATTCTCTCCCTAAAGTCTGGAAGGATAGGTTTGGGGAATCATCTAAAAAAAGATACTTGGTATCCTTTTTAGGAGGAGTACTGGTGTTGTTTGGTGCCAGACTTGCTGGGGGATGTACTAGTGGGCATATGATGAGCGGCATGATGCAGACATCAGTCAGCGGTTATCTGTTTACTCTAGGAACATTTATTGTCGCAATACCTGCAGCCATAATTTTATATAAAGGAGGAAAAAAATGAATATAATATTAGCTCTTATAATAGGATTTTTATTTGGATTTATCCTTCAGAAGATTGGAGCTTCAAACCCACAAAAAATTATAAATATGCTCAGATTAAAAGACTTTCATTTAATGAAAACAATACTTTTTGCCATCGGATTAAGTAACCTTTTATTATTTATCCTTCTGTTATTTGGAATTGTAGATATATCACATTTGAGTATAAAATCATCATATATAGGAGTTATAGTAGGAGGAGGTATAATGGGACTGGGCTGGGCTATATCTGGATTTTGCCCAGGAACAGGTTTGGTGGCCCTTGGAGAGGGTAGAAAGGATGGTCTTTCATTTGTTTTAGGCGGAATGATTGGAGCATTATTTTTGACCCTTGTATACGACAAAATTAAAGATACAATCTTATTTTTCGATCTAGGAGGAAAGATGACTTTGGCCGTAACTAATGTCGGGGGAAGTACTGCTCTATTTTCTTCCATTTCCGGCATATTTGTTGCAGGAGGAATAGGAGTTCTTTTTATAGTTATTGCATTTATATTACCAGATTAATTGATTTTATTTTTAATTCATCTAAAACAGACTTTTAAAGGTAAAAAAATAGGGTATCCTAAATCGGAGGTACCCTATTTTAATCTATACAATAAGTTTAGTAACCTCTGGTTCCATTCATCATTCTGCCACCCATATGCCTGCCATTACCATTCATCATTCCATTACCCATATGTCTGCCATTACCGTTCATCATTCCACCACCCATATGTCCATCCATGCCCTTATATCCCATAGTTATTCCAAATTTATCTTCTACAGTCTTTCTAAATTTTATGTTATCTAGTCTTTGTTTAGCTCTCATGTCGGATATTTGCTTATTTACCTTTTCTACACTCTGCCAGTTTACTTTATCTTTTGATAATAATTTTTCTAGTTCTAATTGTTTAGATCTTATATCTAAACCTTTTTTATAGCTAGCCTCTCTATGATCCTGCACCATATTAGTTAATTCATTCTGCTGGCTTGTCGATAACTCATTCATCATTTGAGTATAGTGTATCCCTCTTTGAGTGTTATAATTCATATTTATTTGGTTAGTGTTCATTGCTGCAAATGATAATGCTGATATTACTAATAATCCTACAATAATTTTCTTTTTCATTTTAATCACTCCCTTATTTAATATATATTTAGTTTTTATTAGTCTTTTATTTTATTTTTCATCTCTTGATATTGTTCCTTTGTAATCTCTCCTTTAGCGTATCTTATTTTTAAGATTCCCATAGGTGTTTCACTTTCATTTTGTCTGAAGTTTCGACGATTTCCCATAAAACTATCTTTTAATATAGAGGCTATAAGTATTATTATCAATATCCAAAATATAAACATAAAGATCCCACCTCCCCAAAACATAGAACTGCCAAATCCATATCCATGCATCATTGCAATCACATCCTTTTATCTTCCTTATAATTAAGTATAGAGGACCTCTGTGAAAATTGTGTGAAGAAACAAAAAGACTTCACCTGCAGGTGAAGTCTTTTTGTTAGAATTTTTTTTTAATGACTGTGCTCTGCATTAATGTTATGAACTTCATCATGAGAGAGAGAATTTTTTTTTATGTCTACCTTTTGTTTTTCCTCCTTATGATGGTTATCTTCCACTTCACCTTTTACTGGTGGATGATAGTGTTCTCCATTATTTTCAAAACCATATACTCCGAAGGTAATAACCTCTACTGCATCTGAATCTACTCCTGGTATCTTTCCCCTCTTTTTATTCCAGGCAGCAGCACATTCTGGACATGATTGTTCTCGACCTTCTACCGTTATAAGGTCAGCACAAATACAGTGTCCCATATAGATTGCACACCATGCACAGTCATTTTGAATACAGCACCTGTATTCCCCTTTTTCTCTCAATTCTTGTTTTAAAGCCTCTAAATTGTTTTGAAGTGCTGCAACACTAATAACCTCACTCCCATTATAAGATGCTTTAGGTTCCCAAAATTCTATGGTGTAAAGATGGTATCCAATTAAAAGTAAAATTATAGAAATAAATATATATATAAATTTTTTCATATTAATTCACCTCGCTAAAAAATTAGTATACGACGATAATTATCAGCAATTTATTAACTTCAATTCAAAATTTCTGTGCCTAAATTAATATCCTCCAACTGTACTATATTTTATACTATCTATTTCCTTTGTTCCTCTTTTTAATGGGTCTATTTTAAAGAGGAAATGGTATAAGATTTTAGTAAATAGTGTTTAAGGAGATACAATCTAAAAAAATTATAAATTTAGTATATAAAAATGGAGGTATATCATGGTGAAAGATCCTATTTGTGGAATGAAGGTTGATCCAAAAAAAGCAAAGTTTACATTTGAAAAAGACGGTAAAACTTATTATTTTTGCAGCCAGGACTGTTATAAAGCTTTTAAAAATAAAGATCTAGATAAAAATCAAGCAGAAGTTATATCTGTTAATAAAACAGAAAAATGCACTATCCGCATTGAAGGTATGAGCTGTGGTGCCTGTGCTGCTAAGGTGGAAAAAAACTTTAAAAGTCAGAAGGGGGTCAATAATGTAAATGTTAATTTAGCAACCGGCATGGCATCTATTGAATATGATCCTAAAGAAGTTAATATAGATGCACTTGAAAAAATTGTTGTAGATTCCGGCTATACCGTGAAAAAACCTGAAAGACTTAGTATTTTAAGTCTTAAAGTATTAGGGATGGATAATCCCCACTGTATTGGTATTGTGGGATCGGCTTTGGATAAACTTTCTGGTGTCGTGGAAAAAACTCTGCTTCCCACAGAAAAAGCTGTAATAAAATATGATCCAGAAATTCTTGACTCAAGCAGGATAAGAGAGATAATAAAAGATGTAGGATATGAAAATTTTTTGGATACAGAAAACAAGGATGAGGAGAGGGAAGCCAGAGAAAGGGAGATTCAATCACTGAAACATAAGACAAGCATTGCCATGATTCTTTCCTTGCCCCTTCTATATTTTGCAATGGGTCCTCATATGGGGATGCCTGTAAATGAATTTATAGAGAAAAATATGGGGCTGATTCAATTACTCATTACCATCCCTATAATGCTTGTAGGATATGAATTTTATACAAAGGGAATAAGGTCTGTTATAAAGGCAAAGACCGCCAATATGGATACACTGGTGGCAATAGGTACCGGTTCAGCTTTCTTTTATAGTGTATGGGTTATGATTTTGGGAAGGTACCATGAACTCTATTTTGAGGTAGCAGGAATATTAATTGCCTTCATCCTTTTGGGAAGGTTTCTCGAGGCAAAGGCAAAGGGAAAAACTAGTGAGGCTATAAAAAAACTCATGGGTCTTTCTGCTAAAACTGCTATTGTCATAAGAGGTGGGGGAGAAATTGAAATACCCATAGAAGAAGTAATTGTAGGGGATATTGTTTTGGTAAAACCAGGACAAAAGGTCCCAGTTGATGGTGAGATTACAGAAGGACATTCTAGTGTAGATGAAAGTATGATTACAGGAGAAAGTATTCCTATTGAAAAAATTAAAGGTACCAGGGTAATAGGTGCAACCATCAACAAAACCGGAAGTTTTAAATTTAAAGCAACCAAGGTAGGGGCGGATACAGCCTTAGCCCAAATTATTAAATTGGTAGAAGAAGCTCAGGGAAGTAAGGCACCCATCCAAAAATTAGCTGATATAATATCCTCTTATTTTGTTCCCGTAGTCGTAGGAATTGCCATTGTATCCAGTACTGCATGGTATTTTTTTGGAGGAATAACCTTTGCATTGACCATCTTCGTTGCAGTATTGATTATAGCTTGTCCATGTGCTCTAGGGCTTGCTACTCCTACTGCCATCATGGTAGGAACCGGTAAAGGTGCGGAAAACGGGATTTTATTCAAAAATGCTGAAAGTCTCCAGATGGCTCAAAAAATTAATACGGTAGTTTTTGATAAAACAGGAACCCTTACCAGGGGGGAACCACAGGTAACTGATATTATTGTTCTTTCGGATCGATCTCAGGATGAACTTCTGCTCTTTGCAGCCATAGCTGAAAAGAATTCAGAACACCCCCTTGGAGAAGCTATAGTCAATCATGCCAAAGAAAAAAAATTAAAGATTGTAGACCCAGATAAGTTTAATTCTATAACCGGTAAGGGAATCGAAGTTAAGTATATGGATTCCATCATTCACTTGGGAAATAAAAAACTTTTAGAGGACAATGATATAGACTATGAATCAGCTTTAAAAAACCTTGAACAATTGGAAGATGAAGGTAAAACCGCCATGCTGATAGCTGTAGATAAAAAAATATCCGGTATTATTGCTGTGGCAGATACCCTGAAAGAATATTCGGCTAAAGCCATTCAAGCCCTCAATCAGATAGG is a window from the Fusobacteria bacterium ZRK30 genome containing:
- a CDS encoding putative DNA binding domain-containing protein, whose amino-acid sequence is MRTIREILNKIKKLEGIELKEYLINIEENYQIELKKSKNSFPKEALESYSAFANTDGGLLILGIEETSTGLNISGVKSPDKVKKEMFDILNNSQKVSKNIITDQNIVEKIIDDKVVIIIDVPRAYYKDKPVYLNNNPKTTFKRNYEGDYRCTEQEMIIMIQDSSNESLDNSLLENFTIDDLDPEAIRSYRQRFSLLKSEHPFTGLSDQDFLIKLKVLRKNRRTNTLELTLGGLLVFGKSEAIKERLPHFHVEYIDKSDLSHERWSDRLVYDGTWEDNLYNFFYLAINRIYNNLEKNFKILEDNITREELSEVHIALREAFINSIIHANFELEQPIKVTKYPNYFQFENPGTLRISKEDFFEGEHSDPRNHIIQEIFRHLNLCERAGSGIPKILKAVKDYSYKHPDIEEDKDKFTFKFWNIEKIEDGKKQIESLDDLNKIEKDLLIYLLTNKTISNKDVQENFDLTKNQTTKLFNKLVEKKYIKKLGIGRGTFYKIAIDF
- a CDS encoding YeeE/YedE family protein → MKNLIKQQQWSWFISGIVLGLIFIIAVVLVKPIGVSTQFVIFDGVVWNSVEELVIEDVGAKSGYSSFNAYINKSGGKYAKNIANPLNYSFVFVFAMILGGFTASKLKDKKVKKDEHSLPKVWKDRFGESSKKRYLVSFLGGVLVLFGARLAGGCTSGHMMSGMMQTSVSGYLFTLGTFIVAIPAAIILYKGGKK
- a CDS encoding YeeE/YedE thiosulfate transporter family protein; its protein translation is MNIILALIIGFLFGFILQKIGASNPQKIINMLRLKDFHLMKTILFAIGLSNLLLFILLLFGIVDISHLSIKSSYIGVIVGGGIMGLGWAISGFCPGTGLVALGEGRKDGLSFVLGGMIGALFLTLVYDKIKDTILFFDLGGKMTLAVTNVGGSTALFSSISGIFVAGGIGVLFIVIAFILPD
- a CDS encoding periplasmic heavy metal sensor, which codes for MKKKIIVGLLVISALSFAAMNTNQINMNYNTQRGIHYTQMMNELSTSQQNELTNMVQDHREASYKKGLDIRSKQLELEKLLSKDKVNWQSVEKVNKQISDMRAKQRLDNIKFRKTVEDKFGITMGYKGMDGHMGGGMMNGNGRHMGNGMMNGNGRHMGGRMMNGTRGY
- a CDS encoding SHOCT domain-containing protein, yielding MMHGYGFGSSMFWGGGIFMFIFWILIIILIASILKDSFMGNRRNFRQNESETPMGILKIRYAKGEITKEQYQEMKNKIKD
- a CDS encoding heavy metal translocating P-type ATPase; the encoded protein is MVKDPICGMKVDPKKAKFTFEKDGKTYYFCSQDCYKAFKNKDLDKNQAEVISVNKTEKCTIRIEGMSCGACAAKVEKNFKSQKGVNNVNVNLATGMASIEYDPKEVNIDALEKIVVDSGYTVKKPERLSILSLKVLGMDNPHCIGIVGSALDKLSGVVEKTLLPTEKAVIKYDPEILDSSRIREIIKDVGYENFLDTENKDEEREAREREIQSLKHKTSIAMILSLPLLYFAMGPHMGMPVNEFIEKNMGLIQLLITIPIMLVGYEFYTKGIRSVIKAKTANMDTLVAIGTGSAFFYSVWVMILGRYHELYFEVAGILIAFILLGRFLEAKAKGKTSEAIKKLMGLSAKTAIVIRGGGEIEIPIEEVIVGDIVLVKPGQKVPVDGEITEGHSSVDESMITGESIPIEKIKGTRVIGATINKTGSFKFKATKVGADTALAQIIKLVEEAQGSKAPIQKLADIISSYFVPVVVGIAIVSSTAWYFFGGITFALTIFVAVLIIACPCALGLATPTAIMVGTGKGAENGILFKNAESLQMAQKINTVVFDKTGTLTRGEPQVTDIIVLSDRSQDELLLFAAIAEKNSEHPLGEAIVNHAKEKKLKIVDPDKFNSITGKGIEVKYMDSIIHLGNKKLLEDNDIDYESALKNLEQLEDEGKTAMLIAVDKKISGIIAVADTLKEYSAKAIQALNQIGVETIMITGDNRRTAEAIAKQVGIKKILAEVLPQDKSDNIKKLQQDGKKVAMVGDGINDAPALTQADIGIAIGSGTDVAIESGDIILIKEDLRDVVVAMELSRYTMKKIKQNLFWAFFYNSLGLPLAAGALYPFTGFLLSPIFAGGAMAFSSVSVVSNSLLMKRWKSKVKEDN